From the genome of Meiothermus sp. CFH 77666:
TCTTCCCAGCCTTCCCCGGTGGCCTCAAAGAGGGTCAGGTTTTCCAGGCCCTCTGGCAGGTACTGCTGGGCAAAGCTGCCCTCGGGGTCGTCGTGGTAGTAGGCGTAACCCCGGCCATAGCCGAGCCGCTGCATCAGGGCAGTGGGGGCGTTGCGGAGGGGGAGCGGGATGGGCGCGTCGGGGTGTGCGCGGGCGGCGCTCTGGGCGTTTTTCCAGGCTACGTAGCTGCTGTTGGACTTGGGGGCCAGGGCCAGGTAGATGACCAGCTCGGCCAGGGCCAGCTCGCCTTCGGGGCTACCCAGAAAGTCGTAGGCGTCCTTGGCGGCCATGGCCAGGCGCAGGGCATTGGGGTCGGCCAGGCCCACATCCTCCACGGCCATGCGGGCCAGGCGGCGGGCCAGGTACAGCGGATCGGCCCCGCCTTCGATCATGCGGGCAAAGTAGTACAGGGCTGCGTCCACATGGTTGCCGCGCACGCTCTTGTGCAGCGCCGAGATCAGGTCGTAGAAATACTCGCCCCCTTTGTCGAAGTTGAGCGTGCCGCTGCCCAGGGCTTCCCTGGCGGTGGCTTCGCTGATCTGGCCTTCGCCCAGGCTGGCGGCCAGCTCGAGGGCCGACAAAGCCCGGCGGGCGTCGCCCATGGCGGCCTGGGCGATGAGCTCGAGGGCCCTGGGCTCGGCCTGGGCTTGCAGCCCTTGGGGGTGGGCCAGGGCCCGTTCCAGGAGCCGCCGGGTAGCGTCCTCGTCGAGCGGGTTGAGCACATAGACCCTTGCGCGGGAGCGCAGGGCCGGGTTGACCTCGAAGGAGGGGTTTTCGGTGGTGGCCCCCATCAGGGTCAGGAGGCCCGATTCCACATGGGGCAAGAGCGCGTCCTGCTGCGACTTGTTGAAGCGGTGAATCTCGTCCAGAAAGAGCACCAGACTGCCCTTTTCCTGCGCCCGGGCTACCACTTCCTTGATGTCCTTGACCCCGGCATTCACCGCCGAAAGGGCCACCATCCCCTGCCCGACGCCCTGGGCCATCAGGCGGGCCAGGGTGGTTTTGCCGCTTCCCGGCGGCCCCCACAAAATGAAGGAGGAAAGCCGACGGGTCTCCTGCATCCGTCGCAGGGGCTTTCCCGGCCCCGTCAGGTGTTCCTGCCCCACCACTTCGTCCAGGGTCTTGGGGCGTACCCGCTCGGCCAGAGGGACTATGTTCACAACGTAATTGTACCAGAGGCGTGGCGCAGTTGATGGCGCCCCTCATTCCAAGGTACTGCGGTGCGTCAGACGATTCTCTAGCGTGTAGGGTCTTGGCGCGAAACAGGCTGCAATGATTGCTTTTGCTTTGGGCTATGGAAGATGGACTATCGGCTATTGACCATCAGCCATCATCATGGTCATTCTTGGCAGGGCAATGCAAACTTCAATCTTATGCTATGGCCTATGTGGCTATCGCTATTGCCCTGGGGGTTTGTCCTGTTGGGCCTGTTGCCCTTGTGGCTATTTCCCCGGCAGGAGAGCATTTATCCCGGTGTGGTGTTTTTGTTGGCAGCCCTGATTCTGGCCGCAGCCGCCAGCCTGTACGCCAGGGTGCCGCTGGGCCCGCAGGTGCGCTTTTTCTGGGTGCTGGGCCTGGGGGTGATGAGCAGCGTGGTGGCGGTGACTGCCAGCCGCGACCTGGCCGAGGTGCCCGCCGATGTGGCGGTGATG
Proteins encoded in this window:
- a CDS encoding replication-associated recombination protein A translates to MVPLAERVRPKTLDEVVGQEHLTGPGKPLRRMQETRRLSSFILWGPPGSGKTTLARLMAQGVGQGMVALSAVNAGVKDIKEVVARAQEKGSLVLFLDEIHRFNKSQQDALLPHVESGLLTLMGATTENPSFEVNPALRSRARVYVLNPLDEDATRRLLERALAHPQGLQAQAEPRALELIAQAAMGDARRALSALELAASLGEGQISEATAREALGSGTLNFDKGGEYFYDLISALHKSVRGNHVDAALYYFARMIEGGADPLYLARRLARMAVEDVGLADPNALRLAMAAKDAYDFLGSPEGELALAELVIYLALAPKSNSSYVAWKNAQSAARAHPDAPIPLPLRNAPTALMQRLGYGRGYAYYHDDPEGSFAQQYLPEGLENLTLFEATGEGWEERVRERLAGLRRRFRNARPPK